The Cronobacter sakazakii genome has a window encoding:
- a CDS encoding nucleotide-binding domain-containing protein, whose amino-acid sequence MQTAEMFRIFLDNLKIPNERMTAIATHYKNATRRLNIRFRETENGFNNRLKVGSAGRRTAVSKTSDLDMLYIMPSGLWEAYQVGLNPQRRLLRDVKDALKQTFSQQEVKVDRLVVQIVFDSFHIEVQPVFADGDHFKYPDTKADNGNGGWRVTKPRMEITEMRNFRNNKSRNLHNLCRMLRAWKNRNTVDMGGLLIDTLAWRFLKQTDDYDETGMVSYGFMCRDFFDFLQKEDVHEHYAAIGSGQRVKVYKNFQRQSKRAFKLCTQAIDAYENGYTKKCHELWREVFGLTFPKAATEMQDSLGLGSDNFVNESYFARTWRNTEEFTDEKFDDVDIRYPLEVNCIVKESGYRERSIRAYLSDIARPWLPPNKTLSFSINQASLDLIPEPYDIYWKVLNRGKEAEERDEIRGQIILGQTTHTEHTKFRGSHKVWCYIVKNHIVIAQATIDIPIE is encoded by the coding sequence ATGCAAACAGCAGAGATGTTTCGTATTTTCCTGGACAATTTGAAAATACCTAATGAACGAATGACGGCAATTGCAACACATTATAAAAATGCCACAAGGAGGCTTAACATAAGGTTTCGGGAAACTGAAAACGGTTTCAATAATCGACTGAAGGTTGGTTCAGCAGGTCGTCGTACGGCGGTCAGCAAAACGTCAGATTTAGATATGCTGTACATTATGCCTTCAGGGTTGTGGGAGGCTTATCAAGTAGGTTTGAATCCTCAACGACGTTTACTTCGTGATGTAAAAGATGCTTTAAAACAAACCTTTTCGCAGCAAGAAGTCAAGGTTGATCGATTAGTAGTGCAGATTGTTTTTGACTCTTTCCATATAGAGGTGCAACCAGTCTTTGCTGACGGAGATCATTTTAAATACCCTGATACGAAAGCTGACAATGGTAATGGTGGGTGGCGGGTAACTAAACCTCGTATGGAAATTACCGAAATGAGGAATTTCCGAAATAACAAAAGTCGTAATCTCCATAATCTTTGTCGCATGTTGCGAGCTTGGAAAAACAGAAATACAGTAGACATGGGAGGACTTCTTATTGACACGTTAGCATGGAGGTTCCTTAAACAAACCGATGATTATGATGAAACTGGAATGGTTAGTTATGGTTTCATGTGCCGTGACTTTTTTGATTTTTTGCAAAAAGAAGACGTTCATGAACACTATGCTGCAATAGGCAGTGGACAAAGGGTTAAGGTCTACAAAAATTTCCAGCGACAATCAAAACGTGCCTTCAAACTATGCACGCAAGCGATTGACGCGTACGAGAATGGCTATACAAAGAAATGTCATGAACTTTGGCGGGAAGTTTTCGGACTTACTTTTCCTAAAGCAGCAACGGAAATGCAAGACTCTCTGGGGCTGGGGTCAGATAATTTCGTTAATGAATCATATTTTGCCCGCACATGGCGTAATACGGAAGAATTTACGGATGAAAAATTTGATGATGTCGATATTAGATATCCACTTGAAGTAAACTGTATTGTCAAAGAAAGTGGGTATAGGGAACGCTCGATTAGAGCTTACCTTTCGGATATAGCTCGACCTTGGTTACCTCCTAATAAGACTTTATCATTCTCGATCAATCAAGCAAGTTTAGATCTGATTCCTGAACCTTATGACATATACTGGAAAGTATTGAATAGAGGTAAAGAGGCTGAAGAACGTGATGAAATTCGAGGTCAAATAATTTTAGGTCAAACTACCCATACTGAACATACAAAGTTCAGAGGTAGTCATAAGGTGTGGTGTTATATCGTTAAGAATCATATAGTAATTGCCCAGGCTACTATCGACATTCCAATTGAGTGA
- a CDS encoding MalY/PatB family protein — protein sequence MFDFSQAVDRRGTWCTQWDYVADRFGVDDLLPFTISDMDFPTAPCVLEAISTRLAHGVLGYSRWQNPAFTGAIAHWYATRFGCDIPREALVYGPSVIHMVSQLIRQWSAPGDEVLIHTPAYDAFWKTIEGNGRRVLGAPLTQTTNGWQCDMTALEALLARPECKIMLLCSPHNPTGKVWQRDELETMAALCARHGVRVVSDEIHMDMVWSDHPHIPWCEVGQGRWALFSSASKSFNIPALTGAWGLITQAEDREAYLQALKGRDGLSSPAVLSLVAHIAAYRDGAPWLDALRGYLQENLRFVAEQLNGAFAQLNWQPPEATYLAWIDLRPLGLDDEALQKALIERGKVAIMPGYTYGEEGRGFLRLNVGCPRSKLEQGVERLICAIRSL from the coding sequence ATGTTCGATTTTTCACAGGCCGTGGATCGCCGCGGCACCTGGTGCACCCAGTGGGATTACGTGGCCGACCGGTTTGGCGTGGACGATCTTCTGCCCTTTACCATTTCCGATATGGACTTCCCGACCGCGCCCTGCGTGCTGGAAGCCATATCGACGCGGCTGGCTCACGGCGTGCTCGGCTACAGCCGCTGGCAGAACCCGGCGTTTACCGGCGCGATTGCCCACTGGTACGCCACGCGTTTCGGCTGTGACATTCCGCGCGAGGCGCTGGTCTACGGGCCATCGGTGATTCACATGGTGTCGCAACTCATCCGCCAGTGGTCAGCGCCCGGTGACGAGGTACTGATCCACACGCCCGCCTATGACGCGTTCTGGAAAACCATTGAAGGTAACGGGCGCCGGGTGCTCGGCGCTCCACTGACGCAAACCACGAACGGCTGGCAGTGTGACATGACCGCGCTGGAGGCGCTTCTGGCACGCCCTGAATGCAAAATCATGCTGCTGTGCAGCCCGCATAACCCGACCGGCAAAGTATGGCAACGAGACGAGCTGGAAACCATGGCGGCGCTGTGCGCGCGTCACGGCGTGCGGGTGGTGAGTGATGAAATCCATATGGATATGGTCTGGAGCGATCATCCACATATTCCGTGGTGCGAGGTCGGCCAGGGGCGCTGGGCGCTGTTCTCGTCGGCTTCAAAGAGCTTCAACATTCCGGCGCTGACCGGGGCCTGGGGGCTTATCACACAGGCTGAAGACCGTGAGGCTTATCTTCAGGCGCTGAAAGGCCGCGACGGTCTCTCGTCACCTGCCGTGTTATCGCTGGTCGCGCATATCGCGGCTTACCGCGACGGCGCGCCCTGGCTTGATGCGCTGCGCGGTTACTTACAGGAGAACCTGCGTTTTGTGGCGGAGCAGCTCAATGGCGCGTTTGCGCAACTTAACTGGCAACCGCCCGAGGCGACGTATCTGGCCTGGATCGATTTACGGCCTCTGGGGCTTGATGACGAGGCGCTACAAAAGGCGCTGATTGAGCGCGGGAAAGTCGCGATTATGCCCGGATACACCTACGGAGAAGAAGGTCGCGGCTTCCTGCGGCTGAACGTTGGCTGCCCTCGCAGCAAACTGGAGCAAGGTGTGGAGCGGCTAATTTGCGCAATTCGTTCACTTTAA
- a CDS encoding cytochrome b/b6 domain-containing protein, whose product MNENLRNALPHKNTPFLRVLHIIVAVLILLQIINSNLTESDALSDYTLTGFVTWFHVITGLSLIVLGFVMLAWMLTQRGFRYYFAWVVLDFRGVVEDIKMLISFRLPEAHAGGIAALVQGLGVLALLGVALCGGFWFALNTALGTSPVLTETVLHVHKFLTVFIETYFWAHGAMGLLHIFLTVRSQRKNPVTE is encoded by the coding sequence ATGAACGAAAATTTACGTAATGCTCTTCCTCACAAAAACACACCATTTCTACGTGTGCTGCATATCATCGTAGCTGTATTGATTTTATTGCAGATTATTAATTCAAACCTTACCGAAAGCGATGCGCTTAGTGACTATACTCTCACTGGGTTCGTAACATGGTTCCATGTTATCACTGGGTTATCACTGATTGTCCTTGGGTTTGTCATGCTTGCATGGATGCTGACACAACGAGGATTTCGTTACTATTTTGCCTGGGTGGTCCTTGATTTTCGAGGTGTGGTTGAAGATATCAAAATGCTGATATCATTCCGTCTTCCTGAAGCTCATGCTGGTGGGATTGCTGCTCTGGTTCAGGGGCTTGGTGTACTTGCACTATTGGGCGTTGCATTATGTGGTGGATTCTGGTTTGCTCTCAATACTGCTCTTGGCACGTCACCTGTGCTGACAGAAACCGTCCTGCATGTGCATAAGTTTCTGACTGTATTTATTGAAACCTATTTCTGGGCACATGGTGCGATGGGGTTGCTGCATATCTTCCTCACCGTTCGTAGCCAAAGGAAAAATCCCGTTACCGAATAG
- a CDS encoding cytochrome b562, whose amino-acid sequence MRKIMRTVVIGATLLLSPCVMAGSDGVEHAMKMMNKSYRAALKEEDVTSFRKDMRELKATAESILNSPVEGYDRETYVAGMSLLIDEVTAVESTAEKEGLDAGKIAAQKLGSLMRKYHNKLGVD is encoded by the coding sequence ATGAGAAAAATTATGCGTACTGTTGTGATAGGAGCCACCCTTCTTTTATCCCCCTGTGTAATGGCTGGTTCTGACGGTGTTGAACATGCCATGAAGATGATGAATAAAAGCTACCGCGCAGCACTTAAGGAGGAGGACGTTACATCCTTCAGGAAAGATATGCGGGAACTGAAAGCAACAGCAGAGTCCATCCTGAACAGCCCTGTAGAAGGGTATGACAGGGAAACGTATGTTGCAGGCATGTCACTTCTAATTGATGAGGTAACTGCCGTTGAAAGTACCGCTGAGAAGGAAGGTCTTGACGCCGGGAAAATTGCAGCACAGAAACTAGGCAGTCTGATGAGAAAATACCACAATAAACTAGGTGTTGACTGA
- a CDS encoding recombinase family protein, producing MSAHVTILRNTVLPVKFNTMNRPRLYSYIRYSSERQGKGSSIERQKSYIAEMAKQIATEYDLEIFEEYQDLGVSAYKGKNVQEGALSDFIDQVESGLIPKGSFLLIESLDRFSRQNAMQAVNLFTSLLLNGITVITGIDKQVYRQTEVNTETLQQLMFSVMLFSRANEESSTKSHRTIASALSKIRRHQERKPGDPVVAIKELGSDKWWTDSSTGYVNPHPVLFPIAKKIIQLKQDGWSNRMILQHLKNNYDGPVIGNKKSKGIWNMQHCSRILEPAIYGRKVITVNNAEYVLDDYYPAIISKDEYEALKLQVGNKGFAPNRESNPEIPLLSGIGILHCAHCSCYMVKAKSTLKNHPHAYRYQCASRDLHQDCNKWGFRASTLERTILQLIADRIFLQTKYQPSGLEGKIADIQSQIENYVLAIGSAKSPEIINSLTSQIDQLEQEKQSLIVEKRLYDESIVQMNTEGWDKFRKFDIDDALNPLRTKIRANIKTVIMRVDCSRIDKKHNLFTITYRDQHKQRIVIENNSGWKKGKIYVEAQTINDIQILESEGLILHDHIDILINRDKFMTEAKKRLDHPRTLIDELTE from the coding sequence ATGTCTGCACATGTTACAATCTTAAGAAATACAGTACTTCCAGTGAAATTCAATACCATGAATCGTCCACGCTTATATTCATATATCCGTTACTCCAGCGAACGACAAGGTAAAGGTAGTTCGATTGAGCGTCAGAAGAGCTACATTGCTGAAATGGCAAAACAGATTGCTACTGAGTACGATCTGGAGATTTTCGAGGAATACCAAGATTTAGGGGTATCCGCGTACAAGGGTAAAAACGTTCAGGAAGGAGCTTTATCGGATTTCATAGACCAAGTTGAATCCGGTTTGATCCCAAAGGGGTCTTTCCTCTTGATTGAATCCCTTGATCGCTTCTCACGCCAGAACGCCATGCAAGCGGTTAACCTTTTCACCAGCTTATTACTTAATGGCATCACGGTAATTACCGGGATTGATAAACAGGTTTACAGACAGACTGAAGTAAACACCGAGACATTGCAGCAACTGATGTTTAGCGTGATGTTGTTCAGCCGTGCAAACGAAGAAAGTTCAACCAAATCACACCGCACCATTGCAAGTGCTCTGTCCAAGATCAGACGTCACCAGGAACGGAAACCAGGTGATCCTGTAGTCGCAATTAAAGAGTTAGGCTCGGATAAATGGTGGACAGATTCAAGTACTGGATATGTCAATCCGCATCCAGTCCTGTTCCCCATAGCAAAAAAAATTATCCAGTTAAAACAAGACGGTTGGTCAAATCGGATGATCCTTCAACATCTGAAAAACAACTACGATGGACCGGTTATTGGCAACAAAAAATCAAAAGGTATATGGAATATGCAGCATTGTTCCAGAATCCTTGAACCTGCCATTTATGGACGAAAAGTAATCACTGTAAACAATGCAGAATACGTTCTGGATGATTATTACCCTGCGATCATCAGCAAAGATGAATATGAAGCGTTAAAGCTCCAAGTTGGAAACAAAGGATTTGCCCCGAATCGCGAGAGTAATCCAGAAATACCATTACTTTCCGGTATTGGTATTTTGCACTGTGCGCACTGCTCATGTTACATGGTTAAGGCTAAATCAACCCTTAAAAACCATCCACATGCTTACCGTTACCAATGTGCATCCAGAGATTTACATCAAGATTGTAATAAGTGGGGATTCAGGGCAAGCACCCTTGAAAGGACGATTTTACAACTAATAGCCGATAGAATATTCTTACAGACGAAATATCAACCATCTGGTTTAGAAGGGAAAATAGCGGACATACAATCGCAAATTGAGAACTATGTATTGGCTATAGGTTCAGCTAAAAGCCCTGAGATCATTAATAGCCTCACTTCGCAAATTGATCAACTAGAACAAGAAAAACAAAGTCTGATAGTGGAAAAAAGACTATACGATGAATCAATCGTGCAAATGAACACTGAAGGTTGGGACAAGTTCAGGAAGTTTGACATTGATGACGCACTTAACCCTTTACGCACAAAAATAAGAGCAAACATTAAGACCGTTATTATGCGCGTAGATTGCTCCAGAATAGATAAGAAACACAACTTGTTTACCATCACATACCGCGATCAGCATAAACAGCGTATCGTTATCGAAAACAACTCAGGCTGGAAGAAGGGTAAGATTTATGTTGAAGCGCAGACTATCAACGATATTCAAATTCTTGAATCTGAAGGTTTGATACTGCATGACCATATTGACATATTGATCAACCGAGACAAGTTCATGACGGAAGCGAAAAAACGACTAGATCATCCCCGAACACTGATCGATGAACTGACGGAATAA
- a CDS encoding cation diffusion facilitator family transporter, giving the protein MQVNKLTDDIDISSHERFLAARKSTWVSVLVNCFLTSGQVITGVFSGSQGLIADGIHSLSDLVSDFVVLIANHKSKKNPDDDHHYGHHRYENGASLILGTILFIVGIGMLWSAANKMQQPDDIPQVHIVALWVALAALVIKELLFRYMLAVATRVKSTMLVANAWHARSDAASSLVVAIGIIGSLSGFKLLDPVAALVVGLIVTRMGYSFMSDSLHDLMDRAVDIETENSIKTTLLSTPGVEGIHDLKTRKMGDLVVVDVHLEIDGDLSVKVGHDIAVLARKSVLDNHHVLNVMTHVDPYFKGDNSPGCGGK; this is encoded by the coding sequence GTGCAGGTAAACAAACTTACGGATGATATTGATATTAGTTCTCATGAGCGTTTCCTCGCGGCCCGTAAAAGCACATGGGTTAGTGTGCTTGTTAATTGTTTTCTGACATCCGGGCAAGTGATTACTGGCGTATTTTCCGGATCTCAGGGGCTTATTGCGGATGGTATCCATTCTCTGTCTGATTTAGTTTCAGACTTTGTGGTGCTTATTGCTAATCATAAAAGTAAAAAAAATCCCGATGATGACCATCACTACGGGCATCATCGTTATGAAAATGGTGCATCATTAATTCTGGGGACAATTTTATTCATTGTTGGCATCGGGATGTTATGGTCAGCAGCAAATAAAATGCAACAACCAGATGATATTCCTCAGGTACATATTGTTGCTCTGTGGGTGGCCTTAGCCGCACTGGTTATCAAAGAGCTTCTTTTTCGCTATATGCTGGCAGTAGCAACCCGAGTAAAATCCACTATGCTGGTTGCCAATGCCTGGCATGCCCGCTCTGATGCCGCCTCATCTTTGGTGGTGGCTATTGGTATTATTGGTAGTTTATCAGGGTTTAAATTGCTTGATCCGGTAGCTGCACTGGTTGTGGGACTGATTGTGACCAGAATGGGATATTCATTTATGTCAGATTCGCTTCATGACTTGATGGACAGGGCCGTGGATATTGAAACTGAAAATAGTATAAAAACAACATTATTGTCCACGCCTGGGGTCGAAGGCATCCATGACCTCAAGACCAGAAAAATGGGGGACCTTGTTGTGGTTGATGTTCATCTGGAAATTGATGGTGATTTATCAGTGAAAGTAGGACATGACATTGCTGTTTTGGCCAGGAAATCAGTTTTAGATAATCATCATGTTTTAAATGTTATGACACATGTTGACCCTTATTTTAAAGGTGATAATAGTCCTGGTTGCGGGGGCAAATAA
- a CDS encoding SLATT domain-containing protein, which produces MLKNDLLNHIASAGYNVGFGAKKTFATFDIVSKLPGWIGIISLAVSVLGLYMDEMSSKNISAIFIILSIGSLYINFYDGDKSKYEEAGKRQTDIFRKIERLYYDAKSESQPDSAKYIQELEVLMQDFDNSTITKQICGSNWYAHYKFYSELEKRWIEEQLSLTFWKDKFPNTLKIFLIIILGMVVFLICHRLNWI; this is translated from the coding sequence ATGCTAAAAAATGACTTGCTGAATCATATTGCTTCTGCTGGATACAACGTTGGGTTCGGAGCAAAGAAAACCTTTGCAACATTTGACATTGTAAGTAAGCTTCCTGGCTGGATTGGCATAATATCACTCGCAGTATCTGTTCTTGGTCTTTATATGGATGAAATGAGTTCTAAGAATATTTCTGCAATTTTTATTATTCTGAGCATTGGTAGCCTATACATTAATTTCTATGATGGTGATAAAAGTAAATATGAAGAGGCGGGGAAAAGGCAAACTGACATCTTCAGAAAGATTGAACGACTGTATTACGATGCAAAATCAGAGAGCCAGCCAGATTCAGCTAAGTATATTCAGGAACTTGAAGTTCTGATGCAAGATTTTGATAATAGCACAATTACTAAACAAATTTGTGGTAGTAATTGGTATGCTCACTATAAATTTTACAGTGAATTGGAGAAGCGATGGATTGAGGAACAGTTATCCTTAACTTTTTGGAAAGATAAATTTCCAAATACATTAAAAATATTTTTGATTATAATTTTAGGTATGGTTGTTTTTTTGATCTGCCACAGGTTGAATTGGATTTGA
- a CDS encoding YagK/YfjJ domain-containing protein, whose amino-acid sequence MMQQSQTLFESSVLSATSFRTVYHEHGRYKTINGNSFVHDGHAYRINTRIGSGVRHDILISTINELNAILKLYSRVFLTRFDLHLPEFTSVEAGNKYIRNLFKRLRDRLGSGNNGLSEPIIDFAYGWVCEQEKASQPHYHCWIALPHRSVRWFGTPERGIAGIITEIWMKLTGGKATLVNLAKATKDYPDHYVIHREHPSSLEGPVFWLSYLAKERGKAQTGKGTRMYSTSKLSSKVLNS is encoded by the coding sequence ATGATGCAACAATCACAAACCCTATTCGAATCGTCGGTTTTATCGGCAACAAGTTTTCGTACCGTCTACCATGAACACGGACGTTACAAAACAATTAATGGCAACTCCTTTGTTCATGATGGTCATGCATACCGGATTAACACAAGAATCGGCTCTGGTGTTCGTCATGACATACTTATTTCAACAATCAACGAACTGAACGCAATCCTGAAGCTCTACAGTCGAGTGTTCCTTACCCGTTTTGATCTCCACCTCCCTGAGTTCACTTCTGTTGAAGCAGGTAACAAATACATACGCAACTTGTTCAAACGATTACGTGACCGCCTAGGGTCTGGGAATAACGGTTTATCGGAACCTATTATCGATTTTGCTTACGGTTGGGTTTGCGAACAGGAAAAGGCATCACAACCCCATTACCATTGCTGGATTGCACTTCCACATCGTTCGGTAAGATGGTTTGGAACGCCAGAAAGAGGGATCGCTGGTATTATTACGGAAATCTGGATGAAACTGACAGGTGGTAAAGCAACGCTGGTAAACTTGGCTAAAGCCACTAAAGACTATCCCGATCACTACGTCATTCATCGTGAACATCCTTCATCACTCGAAGGTCCGGTATTCTGGCTTTCTTACCTGGCAAAAGAACGCGGTAAAGCGCAAACAGGGAAGGGAACGCGCATGTACTCAACATCAAAATTGAGTAGCAAAGTACTGAATTCGTAA
- a CDS encoding lysozyme inhibitor LprI family protein — protein MTILIKTLKIMASGVVFVSGLTTASSTVYFLPEAKSMGVASSDKNALMFLGMDRDVNLKGICFAMTKQSSSIVPLVDITATTDNGRFTMHGLRPNVSDSKEVACSFGSEAGDFLTAISKSTTVNVKLDFNGEIRNYSFDTTEFGKVLTANGQAVGEKAAKDYAQGVRAPVFYSSGSEAPKNNAVTSNVDTHSYKASDEKLNSVWKSLSPETRKRLLPSQREWIKHKSGCNNEQKCLTDMTNNRIRELESEYGK, from the coding sequence ATGACAATTCTTATTAAAACTTTAAAAATCATGGCGTCAGGTGTTGTTTTCGTTTCAGGTTTAACCACCGCCTCCAGTACCGTGTATTTCTTGCCAGAGGCAAAATCAATGGGTGTCGCCAGCAGCGACAAAAACGCACTGATGTTTCTCGGGATGGACAGGGATGTAAATCTGAAGGGAATATGCTTCGCGATGACAAAGCAATCATCATCAATCGTTCCGCTGGTAGATATCACTGCTACAACTGATAACGGCAGATTCACGATGCACGGGTTACGCCCTAATGTCAGTGATTCTAAAGAAGTCGCTTGTTCCTTCGGGTCCGAAGCTGGTGATTTCTTGACTGCCATTTCGAAGTCAACAACCGTTAACGTGAAGCTGGACTTCAATGGCGAGATCCGCAATTACAGTTTCGACACTACAGAGTTCGGAAAGGTATTGACTGCGAATGGGCAAGCCGTGGGGGAAAAAGCAGCTAAAGACTACGCTCAGGGAGTACGTGCACCCGTTTTCTATAGCAGCGGTAGCGAAGCTCCCAAAAACAATGCAGTAACCTCAAACGTCGATACACACAGTTATAAAGCAAGCGATGAGAAACTTAATTCGGTCTGGAAAAGCCTTAGCCCTGAAACCCGAAAACGATTGCTTCCTTCTCAAAGAGAATGGATAAAGCACAAATCCGGCTGCAATAATGAACAGAAATGTCTTACCGACATGACGAACAATCGCATTCGTGAACTGGAGTCTGAATATGGAAAATAA
- the add gene encoding adenosine deaminase, protein MIDTRLPLTDLHRHLDGNIRAQTILDLGRQFNLALPADTLETLRPHVQITKNEPDLVSFLAKLDWGVKVLGSLEACRRVAYENMEDAARNGLHYVELRFSPGYMAMTHNLPIAGVVEAVIDGVRQGSRDYGVDARLIGILSRTFGEEACVAELDGLLAHRDHITALDLAGDELGFPGSLFLNHFNRGRDAGWHITVHAGEAAGPESIWQAIRELGAERIGHGVKAVEDPALMDFLAEQGIGIESCLTSNIQTSTVASLAHHPLKTFLEHNILATINTDDPGVQGVDIRHEYEVAAPAAGLSAAQIRTAQENGLKIAFLTDAEKQALVAKVSAA, encoded by the coding sequence ATGATTGATACCCGCCTTCCCCTTACCGACCTTCATCGCCATCTTGACGGCAACATCCGCGCGCAAACTATTCTCGACCTGGGCCGCCAGTTTAATCTCGCCCTGCCCGCCGATACGCTGGAAACGCTGCGCCCGCACGTGCAGATAACCAAAAATGAACCGGATCTGGTGAGCTTTCTCGCCAAACTCGACTGGGGCGTAAAGGTGCTCGGCTCGCTGGAAGCCTGCCGCCGCGTGGCGTATGAAAATATGGAAGATGCCGCGCGCAACGGCCTGCATTATGTGGAACTGCGTTTCTCGCCGGGCTATATGGCGATGACCCACAACCTGCCGATAGCCGGCGTGGTGGAAGCCGTGATTGACGGCGTGCGTCAGGGCAGCCGTGACTACGGCGTTGACGCTCGTCTTATCGGCATTCTGAGCCGCACCTTCGGTGAAGAGGCGTGCGTGGCGGAGCTGGACGGCCTGCTGGCGCATCGCGACCATATCACCGCGCTGGATCTGGCGGGCGACGAACTGGGCTTCCCCGGCAGCCTGTTCCTGAACCACTTCAACCGTGGACGTGACGCGGGCTGGCATATCACCGTTCACGCCGGTGAAGCCGCAGGCCCGGAGAGCATCTGGCAGGCGATTCGCGAACTCGGTGCCGAGCGTATCGGTCACGGTGTAAAAGCGGTGGAAGATCCGGCGCTGATGGATTTCCTGGCCGAACAGGGTATCGGGATTGAATCGTGCCTGACCTCTAATATCCAGACCAGCACAGTGGCCTCACTGGCGCATCACCCGCTGAAGACATTCCTGGAGCACAATATTCTCGCCACTATTAATACCGACGATCCTGGCGTGCAGGGCGTCGATATTCGTCATGAGTATGAGGTTGCGGCACCGGCTGCCGGGCTGAGTGCGGCGCAGATCCGCACCGCACAAGAAAACGGCCTGAAAATTGCGTTCCTGACGGACGCCGAAAAACAGGCGCTGGTAGCGAAAGTCAGCGCGGCGTAA
- a CDS encoding recombinase family protein produces MNVRIYCRASTEGQHADRALVSLREFAQSKNWQVAGEYIENASGAKLERVELMHLLAEARPGDLLLIEAIDRLSRLQHEEWAELKATLNSKGLVIVSMDLPTSWQMVEMSGNDLTSGILRAVNAMLIDILATMARQDYETRRKRQAQGIERAKLAGLYTGKEKDMEARETVREMLAQNVKPAHIMKAAGISRATFYRIKKELLC; encoded by the coding sequence ATGAATGTCCGTATCTATTGCCGTGCATCTACCGAAGGCCAACATGCTGATCGTGCATTAGTTAGCCTGCGCGAATTTGCGCAAAGCAAAAACTGGCAAGTAGCCGGAGAATACATTGAGAATGCCAGCGGTGCGAAGCTGGAACGTGTGGAACTGATGCACCTACTTGCCGAAGCACGGCCTGGCGATTTGCTTCTAATTGAAGCGATTGACCGTCTCAGTCGTCTTCAACATGAAGAATGGGCTGAACTCAAAGCTACGCTGAACAGTAAAGGACTGGTTATTGTTTCGATGGATTTGCCAACAAGCTGGCAGATGGTTGAAATGTCTGGTAACGACCTTACTAGCGGCATTCTTCGGGCAGTCAATGCTATGCTGATCGATATCCTTGCGACAATGGCACGACAAGATTATGAAACCCGCCGTAAACGCCAGGCACAGGGGATCGAGAGAGCAAAACTGGCAGGTTTGTATACGGGGAAAGAAAAAGATATGGAAGCCCGTGAAACTGTTCGCGAAATGCTGGCGCAGAATGTTAAACCAGCCCACATCATGAAAGCGGCAGGTATCAGCCGCGCCACCTTTTACCGAATCAAGAAAGAGCTTTTGTGTTAA
- a CDS encoding VIT1/CCC1 transporter family protein, whose translation MHLERHSIEKVGWLRAAVLGANDGIVSTASLVLGVASANSSPSGVLLAGVAGLVAGAMSMATGEYVSVSSQADTENAALAQEKRELETDYQGEVRELTSLYMQRGLEPELARQVAEQLMVKDALDAHAREELGLTDINSAQPLQAAVFSALSFSAGAVLPLIVAWLSPLKLAFLLIILSTLFSLAVLGYISSVLSKASPVRAIIRITFWSTMAMLLSMGIGHFAGQALL comes from the coding sequence ATGCATCTTGAACGACATAGTATCGAAAAAGTGGGATGGCTGAGGGCAGCTGTACTGGGGGCAAATGACGGAATTGTTTCGACAGCGAGCCTTGTTCTTGGGGTTGCATCTGCAAATAGCAGTCCTTCCGGTGTTTTACTTGCAGGTGTTGCAGGACTGGTTGCCGGAGCTATGTCAATGGCTACAGGGGAATATGTTTCCGTCTCATCTCAGGCGGATACCGAAAACGCAGCACTTGCCCAGGAAAAAAGGGAGCTGGAAACTGATTATCAGGGAGAGGTGCGGGAACTGACTTCACTTTATATGCAACGTGGACTGGAGCCAGAGCTTGCCCGGCAGGTTGCGGAGCAACTTATGGTCAAAGATGCCCTGGATGCTCATGCCCGTGAAGAACTGGGGTTGACGGATATAAATTCTGCACAGCCCCTACAGGCAGCTGTCTTTTCTGCCCTGAGTTTTTCCGCTGGTGCGGTGTTACCCTTAATCGTGGCATGGCTCTCCCCTCTGAAACTGGCTTTTTTGTTGATAATCCTTTCCACCCTTTTTTCACTGGCGGTCCTTGGCTATATATCTTCGGTTTTGAGTAAAGCCTCTCCTGTCAGGGCGATCATAAGAATTACGTTCTGGAGTACCATGGCTATGCTTTTGTCTATGGGGATTGGTCATTTTGCAGGGCAGGCCCTGCTTTAA